One Pyrus communis chromosome 4, drPyrComm1.1, whole genome shotgun sequence genomic region harbors:
- the LOC137732846 gene encoding uncharacterized protein, producing the protein MEDENYIENILCYREEEDAEEALSLCDLPLDNIHDQVNEFHDMSSKHLHARRSSADQFFEFFSEFSTDSFMCSAEDIIVCGKLIPFKDHPNEAPQTTCTNNGYHKKDSSFRRRSESLPGLQSSVARSSSTKNQIMMRNSRSLDYQKLHRKSSVVSPTPAEMERISSVKSVGKYDKKCGNKPKWFLLMFGIVRFQAEMDLSDIKNRQIRRNPSTLFHSEAPDNRSSGKGSWKLLKVLSCKDHASVAAKTPHCTQV; encoded by the coding sequence ATGGAGGACGAAAATTACATTGAGAATATTCTTTGTTAtcgagaagaagaagatgcagaAGAAGCACTCTCTCTCTGCGACCTTCCGCTAGACAATATCCATGATCAAGTCAATGAATTCCACGACATGTCCTCCAAGCACCTACACGCTCGTCGTTCTTCCGCTGATCAGTTTTTCGAGTTCTTCAGTGAGTTCAGCACCGACAGCTTCATGTGTTCAGCCGAAGACATCATCGTCTGTGGGAAACTCATACCCTTCAAAGATCACCCAAATGAAGCCCCTCAGACGACCTGTACTAACAATGGTTATCACAAAAAAGATTCATCTTTCCGAAGGAGGTCGGAGTCACTGCCCGGGTTACAAAGCTCGGTGGCAAGATCAAGCAGCACAAAGAATCAGATCATGATGAGAAACAGCAGATCATTGGATTATCAAAAGCTTCACCGGAAATCCTCGGTGGTCTCCCCGACCCCGGCAGAGATGGAGAGGATTTCTTCCGTGAAGAGTGTTGGAAAATACGATAAGAAGTGTGGTAACAAGCCAAAGTGGTTTTTACTCATGTTTGGGATTGTGAGGTTTCAGGCTGAGATGGACCTCAGCGATATCAAGAACCGGCAGATTCGACGAAACCCTTCCACGCTCTTCCACAGTGAAGCCCCTGACAATCGGAGCTCCGGTAAGGGCTCTTGGAAACTGCTCAAGGTATTGAGCTGCAAGGACCATGCAAGTGTTGCTGCAAAGACGCCGCACTGTACACAAGTGTGA
- the LOC137732847 gene encoding secreted RxLR effector protein 161-like: protein MGTTRRFLRYGQGTLDYGIKYEMGKSTILIGFCDSDWGGSEDDSRSTSGYAFTFGSRVFSWASAKQQSVALSTAEAKYVSASEAIAQAIWLRFILKDIGELQVNATPLMCDNTSDPKVKA from the coding sequence ATGGGGACAACAAGGAGATTTCTAAGATATGGGCAAGGAACACTTGATTATGGCATCAAGTATGAAATGGGAAAGTCAACTATCCTAATTGGATTTTGTGACAGTGACTGGGGTGGCAGTGAAGATGATAGCAGAAGCACATCGGGCTATGCTTTCACCTTTGGATCAAGGGTATTTTCATGGGCCTCTGCgaagcaacaaagtgttgcaCTATCCACAGCTGAGGCAAAGTATGTGAGTGCATCAGAAGCTATAGCTCAAGCTATTTGGCTAAGGTTTATACTCAAAGACATTGGGGAATTGCAGGTTAATGCCACACCACTTATGTGTGACAACACCTCTGATCCAAAGGTGAAAGCGTAG